TGTGTTGTTACCCTGTTGACTGAATGTCTCTGTTTGCTCTGAtaaccacctcctcctcctcctccatccccaGTGCAGCAGTCCAGTTTCTATGGTTACATGGGGATGCTGCCCAAGAGGTACACACAGGGGGTGATGACTGGAGAGAGTAAGTGCactcagaaagacaaagaatTGTGCACACACAGCCCTGTCTATGCTGCCATTCTTATCTTCATCGCCCTTCATCTTGTGCATTttcctcctccatctgtccACCAACCTCCTCAGGTACAGCTGGAGTGATTATCTCCTTGTCTCGCATCTTCACCAAGCTGCTGATCACTGAcgacaagaaaaacacactcaTCTTCTTCCTCGTCTCCATTAGCATGGAAATGCTGTGtttcctgcttcacctgctggtCCGCCGCTCCCGATTTGTCCGTTATTACACCAGCAGCGCCCAGGGCAAAGGCCCCGGCAAATGTCATGACCCAAGGGACAACGGGACCGGGTACAAGGTTCACCACGACGTCACTGCAGAGGAAGTAAGATTTGTAAGTTTGTGGATAGTTTcctaattttattgtatatgtgtgtgtgtgtgtgtgtgtgggtaagTGTGTGGGTAAGTGTTGTGTCTGTTGACAGTGaacaaaattaatgttttttttaaccctcctgttgtgttcatttatgggcaccaaaaaaatattgttgccttgtctgaaaaaaatccccaaaaaatcagcaaaaaaattccccaaatttctaaaaatttgcaaaaccttcaggaagaaaattaaaataatttcttaaatgtttcccttaaaagttttatttaaaaaaataaataaataaataaatcccccaaatttggcaagaaaattcttgtaaatattttcaaaaaaatgagtaaaaatcttacaaaaaaatcctaaaaatatctaaagtgattacatacatatcagtaaaacttctattttctttaagaacattcacataaaaatcaaccaaaatccagcgaaattcgctggattttggttgatttttatgtgaatgttcttaagaaacatttttaacatttcctttttttccaccaaaaaatgttcaaagatttcccaaaaatgttgaaaatgtggacatcagaaatttcactgtgaaactttagaactggtcaattttgacccacacaAGGGTTAACCATGCTAGCAGACTTGATCAGTCGCTACTTGGGTCCAAGCTGAACTATCTTGAGAACTACAGATTTTTGTCCAAACATGTGATCCTAGTGACTTTGGTGCCACCATCAGGTCAAAAGGTCCGTTTTTCTAGCACTCATAAGACTCTTTGTCTTGATGACACATACGTGCTATGACATGCACATCACATAAACATAAATTGCCTGTTTCTTACAGTGCTTAGTAAATAAGATGTTTGGGGTCAATgtgtaattgagggacttttgaagtccattgGATagatcttgcatacatttttattaaaagttaaaaaaaatgtttctgtgttcattatgatcatgtctttacacattccataattatttattatggaaacaatcattaatAAAAATTTGACTGGataatcactaaaatgtcaactaaacaaCCATcttaatttaataacaaccaccttctaattagctaaacaataataaaatgagctttttcaaaaattgttttgatcgtgttctttttattaagttgagataatcatgacagatatttcttttttggcactatatcaaattttagatggaaaataacaaattctatctgtgtccaagaaatcactttcaactaagttacccattacaaaaacacctctcaaggctttctgagttatttaatataaagcagtgtgtgagtcaagtgtggatttatggcatgtcaacaaatttactacaatatctttataaataactttcaatttcaattttactcaattgtttTTCGAATATTTTAGaggaatctttctgtaaaaatgccatgtggtgtttcgttttaggcggccatgttgattttaggcctgaaaacagcaaaaatgtcaactatgatacaaaaagtcctgcaattctATATTGACCCTTTTATGTAGTATGAGAACCAAGGCACCTGTCACAGATAGACTCATTTTACTGAATGTAGGCTGTAGATATGAGCCTGCCATAGGCTGCTCCTGAATTATCCTTTTGAGGATTTTGAAGCTGCATCCTTCACTTATACATATACAACCAAGCCAGAACATTTTCCCCCTAAAGCAAAATGATACATAGGTGCAGTCTTGGCAGAGCAGGGCAAAGAGGAGTCCAGGGAGCTGGGAGACGAGGCAGGAGATCTGGGAACAGAAGCTGGAACATCTGTGGAATGCATAAGCTGTGTGTTGGTTCTGGAAAAGGCAGAGGATACAGCAGAGTGTTAGAAAAGCAGCCTGATGATCCTGATGAAGTGCAGCTGCTGAAGCTCAGCTCAGACTGCAGCCCACCTGTTTCCACTCCtgcaatcacacacacagacacaggaagagggagagaaactGACTGCAGGCAGAAGCTGAGGGcatgacagcagcagcaaaaaggACAAGCTAACGCTGAGCTTCTTTTGAAACAGGAACACAAGGAGCATTTGCCTTTTCAGTGATTTATTCAACACAAACACTTGTTGTGGGTGTTTTGCATGATTTCCTGTTAGTCTGTGACATCAGCTTGCTGAAATTTTGGGCACTTATCCTGCAAAATTGCTGCAATTGCGAGATGTTTGAAGGGTTGCATGCATGGAGTGCCTGTTTCATATCCAAACCACATTATTTCAATGGGATTTGAATCTGGGCTTTGACTTGGCTTTTCCATAACTCATACCTTGGTGGATTTTCTGTGTGCTTAAGATCAGTATCCTGTTGAAAGATCCTCTTTAGGCTCAACTTCAACGTTCGGAAAGATGACTTCAAATTATCCAATAGCAAGctttaaaatgatgcagaattAATTATTGAATCAATGAATCAATGTAAAAATGCCATTTGGTTTTTgtttataggcggccatgttgattttaggtctcaaaacagcaaaaatttcaactatgatacaaaaagtcccgcaattatattaATCAGTAAATGTCCCGAATCTCAATTAACCACTCCCCATCAAGGAAACTATTAAGTACCTCGCTTTAATATTTTGCAATTTGTGATTTAGTAGTTTCAgtagtttcagtattttcttaAGTTGATTTTCCCGTTAAATTTAGAGATACAgccaacagattttttttttttaaattaaactttccTGTAAATGTTTCATTCATTAAACCCCTCATGAACAGTTAATGCACAGTGAGGTAATCAGCAGCTTCATTTCCTTGTAGATTTTTGTGAGAACTGCATGcggttgtgtttcttttctgtgtgagtgtgcacaCATGCGCTGTGAGGGCtgggtgtgtttttaaaaaccaGAATAATTTATTTAAGCTTTTTGGCTGCTgcttaggaaaaaaaatgtttgagaaaaaGAGCAGAGGATTTTGGGTGGGGTTATTAGATTTAAGTATGCAGGGATGGAGACTAGTGTGGGGGATTTACATAAAAGttggagacagagggaggtGGAGGCCTAGAAAATGCGAGTCATGACGCTAAGAGGCAAAGAGGggaaagaacattttaaaaaatgagagaaagaaaaggaaattgaGGAGGGAGGACATAAGAGCAGGAGACCAGTCATGACAATGAGAGaaggaaaatgacagaaaaattacagaggAGGAGGTAAATCCAATTTGTAGTTGTGCTTGAAACAGCTCTTTGTAGCCAGAAGACATGGAACTAATATTCCTCatcacattgtgtgtgtttgtgtgtgtctgtgtgtgtgtgtctatgtgtgtgttcaaaGCTTTCAAAGGAGGATACAGCACCTCAGGCTGTCATCtttaaatgtgtgcatgtttgcatttGTACGCCACTACACACAAGACAAGTGTATGATCGACGTTCCCTGGTGTTTCACCGTAGTGTGCGTTGTGTTCTGTGTCTGGGGGCTTTCTCTGGCAGCTCTTTGTTCTGGTTGCCGAGGGAAACGAAGGCAGCGCTCTATATTATGGGGATAATCAAGAATAGTGGTGCCTTCTGGCCCACAAGTCCTTCTAATCAGCTAATGGAtctgcgtgtgcgtgtgcgtgtgcgtgtgcgtgtgcgtgtgcgtgtgtgtgtgtgtgtgtgtgtgtgtgtgtgtgtgtgtgtgtgtgtgtgtgtgtgtgtgtgtgtgtgtgtgtgtgtgtgtgtgtgtgtgtgtgtgcatgtgtgtgtgtgtgtgtgtggctcctCGGCTAGCTTGCAGTCCACCCTGCAGTCTCCCTGACATCATCGCATCAATCTGCTGCCGCTCACAACCATCGTCTCTAATAACCGCTGACATTAAAAGATGATGTCATGTATCCAGGAAGccattattaatttaaaaaaaaaaccaaaaacagtgaagataaaggtcaaACCACTGCAactgaatgtatttatttactgtgcGATGGCTACCTCTAGTGTTTTCCTATTGAACTgttaatgtctttaaaaattgACATTGAAAATTTTGGAAGTGAGcaacaaaatcatgtttttttttacacctaatacactaccagtcaaaagtttggacacaccttcccattcagtggtttttatgtaattattttgtacattgtagattaatattgaagatGTCAcaactattttcttttttatatttaacctttattgATGCAGGTAATCTCATTGAGATATGGAGTCTCATTCCAAGAGAGACGTGTCCTCAAATAACATAAAGGAAGATGTTATGCTATAAaggaatacatatggaattatgctgtaaacaaaaaagtgttaatcttcagtattaatctacaatatacCGCTGAATGAgagggtgtgtccaaacttttgactggtagtgcataTTGATAATTAATACAGTTCAATACAGTTTTCAACTATAGGGGAATTGAACTCATCAGATGCTCTCTAATGTATTTGTTCTATTTAAAAGATTAacgtctttctgtgtgtgtctcttcaGGGAAACGGTGGGACAGGAACGTCCACCACAGAAGAAGGCATTGAGGACTTTGTCGGTGGTACCTATGTGCGATTTGACGCCCCAAAAGCCAAAATAAGGAAAAGCTGGCCTGGTGTCCGCGGTACTCTCTTTTATAATCTTGTCTACTTACTGCTCAGTTACCCTCTGACTCGAACAGATGGgtttgaaatgtaaatgcaTCCCCTGGTGGGGAGGGTAGAGAGTACTCTTACTGATCTGACCAGTGAATCTTTAGATGTGTAAACAccgtcctgtgtgtgtgtttgttttctctaaCCAGACATGATCCTGCATCGTTACGTGGTGTCCCGTGTGATCTGGGCCTACATGCTGTCTATAGCCGTGACCTACAGCATCACTCTGTGTCTGTTCCCTGGCCTGGAGTCTGAGATACGAAACCCCACCTTAGGGGAATGGCTCCCGATCCTCATCATGGCCACCTTCAACATGTCAGACTTTGTCGGCAAGGTTAGCTGCAAGCTTTTGAAACTGTCGAGTACGAACAAAACCAAAGATGTGAATGCATTATGTGTGTATTATGAGTGAAAACagcatacagtcatggaaacaattattagaccacccttgttttcttcaatttcttgttcattttaatgcctggtaccactaaaggcgcatttgtttggacaaatgtaacgataacaacaaaaatagctcatgataacagagagaagaaaagaacagaGTGGAATAAAAAGATTATTCTTTAACATTTTGCTTATTTGTAATGTTCCCCAAGCTGTAGAAATGCTGCGCAACAGGTTTTAATATTCAGAAGGACACATATCAGCAGTTTAGTTTCAACTTCAATGTTAAGTTTTGCCCTTGATTTTTACAAAACTGAAAGCTCGCCTTACTGAAACACCCCCTCCGTCTCCTCAGATCCTGGCTGCGCTGCCGTACGACTGGTCCGGAGGTCGCCTGCTCTTCTTCTCCTGCCTGAGGGTGATCTTCATCCCTCTGTTTGTCATGTGTGTGTACCCGGCCAGAGCCCCCACGCTGTCCCACCCCGCCTGGCCATGCCTCTTCTCCCTCCTCATGGGAGTCACCAATGGATATTTCGGCTCCGTGCCGATGATTCAGGCTGCTGGTAAAGTGCCGCC
This portion of the Amphiprion ocellaris isolate individual 3 ecotype Okinawa chromosome 19, ASM2253959v1, whole genome shotgun sequence genome encodes:
- the slc29a4a gene encoding equilibrative nucleoside transporter 4 isoform X2, which encodes MSLVGAERRRPTPAQTPEERDVWRDGGRAGWRDAGREGWREGRESGVVQSYSFDSYQLEEEEISKDAPERGVLALSEPDFEEPIPDDRYHGIYFAMLMAGVGFLLPYNSFITEVDYLHHKFKGTSIVFDMSLTYILVALLAVILNNVLVERLSMHTRITVGYILALGPLVFVSVFDVWLEKFTTRQAYIINLVSVGVVAFGCTVQQSSFYGYMGMLPKRYTQGVMTGESTAGVIISLSRIFTKLLITDDKKNTLIFFLVSISMEMLCFLLHLLVRRSRFVRYYTSSAQGKGPGKCHDPRDNGTGYKVHHDVTAEEGNGGTGTSTTEEGIEDFVGGTYVRFDAPKAKIRKSWPGVRDMILHRYVVSRVIWAYMLSIAVTYSITLCLFPGLESEIRNPTLGEWLPILIMATFNMSDFVGKILAALPYDWSGGRLLFFSCLRVIFIPLFVMCVYPARAPTLSHPAWPCLFSLLMGVTNGYFGSVPMIQAAGKVPPEQRELAGNTMTVSYMTGLMVGSAVAYAAYSFTAPATGSSFSTLNIRTPANATGY
- the slc29a4a gene encoding equilibrative nucleoside transporter 4 isoform X1 — its product is MSLVGAERRRPTPAQTPEERDVWRDGGRAGWRDAGREGWREGRESGVVQSYSFDSYQLEEEEISKDAPERGVLALSEPDFEEPIPDDRYHGIYFAMLMAGVGFLLPYNSFITEVDYLHHKFKGTSIVFDMSLTYILVALLAVILNNVLVERLSMHTRITVGYILALGPLVFVSVFDVWLEKFTTRQAYIINLVSVGVVAFGCTVQQSSFYGYMGMLPKRYTQGVMTGESTAGVIISLSRIFTKLLITDDKKNTLIFFLVSISMEMLCFLLHLLVRRSRFVRYYTSSAQGKGPGKCHDPRDNGTGYKVHHDVTAEEVRFGNGGTGTSTTEEGIEDFVGGTYVRFDAPKAKIRKSWPGVRDMILHRYVVSRVIWAYMLSIAVTYSITLCLFPGLESEIRNPTLGEWLPILIMATFNMSDFVGKILAALPYDWSGGRLLFFSCLRVIFIPLFVMCVYPARAPTLSHPAWPCLFSLLMGVTNGYFGSVPMIQAAGKVPPEQRELAGNTMTVSYMTGLMVGSAVAYAAYSFTAPATGSSFSTLNIRTPANATGY